A window of Triplophysa dalaica isolate WHDGS20190420 chromosome 7, ASM1584641v1, whole genome shotgun sequence contains these coding sequences:
- the LOC130425738 gene encoding zinc finger BED domain-containing protein 5-like, with protein sequence MSNDIREQLIEFVKKSPYYALQLDESTDIAGQAQLLTYVRYLRDKAIEEDVLFCRPLQLHTTGEAIFNVLNIFILENGLAWDRCVGLCTDGAQAMTGRERGLAARVQQVAPLVKWTHCMVHREALAAKKMPVLFDSVLNQSVKMINLIKSRPLNSRLFGVLCQEMGSGHEQLLLHTEVRWLSRGRVLQRLYELREEVKWFLTEIKSDLAKHLDDTMWLASPSYLVDIFDRLNGLNLSLQGRGTHILILADKVHAFTQKLDLWHGRISQVNCDMFPSLADFITDAGTSHDFSSLFQSASEHLSAMRKQFATYFKEDYRSFAWVPDPFVCTPNELSIDMQEQLIELKSDSRLKELFNSCPLSSFWAVLMQEFPELCDVAMKILLPFASTYLCEAGFSKMTALKTKYRNRAQIEDDLRLCLSNIEPRIGDLCKAKQAQVSH encoded by the coding sequence ATGTCCAATGATATCAGAGAGCAACTGATCGAGTTTGTAAAAAAGAGTCCTTACTACGCGCTGCAGCTGGACGAATCCACTGATATTGCTGGGCAGGCACAGCTCCTCACCTATGTCAGGTATCTACGGGACAAGGCGATTGAGGAGGATGTACTGTTTTGCCGGCCTCTTCAGTTGCACACTACAGGAGAAGCCATTTTCAATgtccttaatatttttatccttGAAAATGGTTTGGCTTGGGACCGATGCGTTGGCCTATGCACGGATGGTGCGCAAGCAATGACGGGGCGTGAGCGTGGCCTAGCTGCTCGAGTTCAGCAAGTAGCTCCACTTGTGAAATGGACACATTGCATGGTCCATCGCGAAGCACTAGCTGCTAAAAAAATGCCGGTTCTTTTTGACTCCGTGCTGAACCAATCcgtgaaaatgataaatcttaTCAAATCACGGCCGTTAAACTCTCGCTTGTTTGGGGTCCTCTGCCAGGAGATGGGGTCAGGGCACGAACAGCTGCTTCTGCACACTGAAGTTCGCTGGCTCTCCAGGGGGCGGGTGCTACAGCGGTTGTATGAGCTTCGagaggaggtgaagtggtttttgacagaaatcaaatcagatCTGGCGAAGCATCTGGATGACACTATGTGGCTTGCGTCTCCGTCCTATTTGGTCGATATATTTGACCGCTTGAATGGCCTCAACCTGTCTTTGCAAGGCCGCGGAACTCATATTTTGATCCTTGCAGACAAAGTGCACGCCTTCACACAAAAACTAGACCTCTGGCATGGCCGCATCAGTCAAGTGAACTGCGACATGTTTCCCAGCCTTGCAGACTTTATCACTGATGCAGGCACGTCACACGATTTCTCATCCCTATTTCAATCAGCGTCTGAGCACCTGTcagcaatgagaaaacaatttgCGACGTACTTTAAAGAGGATTATCGCTCTTTTGCGTGGGTTCCAGATCCGTTTGTGTGCACACCAAACGAGCTATCAATTGATATGCAGGAACAGCTTATTGAGCTGAAGAGTGACAGTAGACTGAAGGAACTCTTTAACTCCTGCCCTCTTTCGTCATTCTGGGCAGTATTGATGCAGGAATTTCCTGAACTCTGTGACGTCGCCATGAAGATTCTCCTTCCTTTCGCGTCGACATATCTGTGTGAGGCAGGATTCTCAAAAATGACTGCACTCAAAACGAAATACCGCAATCGTGCACAAATCGAGGATGATCTGAGACTATGTTTATCAAACATTGAGCCAAGAATTGGGGATCTTTGCAAGGCAAAGCAGGCTCAGGTCTCGCATTAA